A section of the Leptospira semungkisensis genome encodes:
- a CDS encoding LptA/OstA family protein, whose protein sequence is MKTKFLSFFLFALFFILHSTSEPHTRPPLLFSSEDLQPKTFQGVGESDPKRNESFPTYWGGNALTQEDREVQGLKVTIFSLEGGAWIQHKKVKLGANRIEVFGKEAYKAFLKNGVQIEDHENGTVLKAGIGEYDKYEEIVHIRERPRLYFRDKTGKNTVISATTIDRQLATKTTRLHGGVIISHPEITIFCAEAVFRESEQLITTDPNPILISKNRYLTGQKLAFYTNESKIILDEKTVLFQSSLETKKDQEGKESKETVITILKGDKIVSSPNENNERSVLVTGNATVLRKDLKITSNTLESIGSDSSIIKARKNIRVHDRENNLVLTGHTFDYFRKEEYMHLTEEGKMEFLERNSDKVTSTVTAQEFERFLDKKETVIRGDIRIKAKSTDAMGEYATYHEDEESMLLEGNPRIDRSGKILRAGKIVFYPREGRSILTEGVHLGN, encoded by the coding sequence ATGAAAACCAAATTCTTATCCTTCTTTCTATTTGCATTATTCTTTATATTGCATTCTACTTCAGAGCCCCATACTCGTCCGCCCTTGCTATTTTCTTCAGAGGACTTACAACCGAAAACTTTTCAAGGAGTGGGCGAATCGGATCCGAAACGAAATGAAAGCTTTCCCACATATTGGGGAGGAAATGCGCTTACTCAAGAAGATAGAGAAGTGCAAGGTTTAAAGGTTACCATTTTTAGTTTGGAAGGCGGAGCTTGGATCCAACATAAAAAGGTAAAATTGGGAGCGAATCGGATCGAGGTATTCGGCAAGGAAGCATATAAAGCTTTTCTAAAGAATGGAGTCCAGATCGAAGACCATGAAAACGGAACCGTCCTCAAGGCTGGAATAGGGGAATACGACAAGTACGAGGAAATCGTACATATTCGAGAAAGACCAAGACTTTATTTCAGAGATAAGACTGGAAAGAACACAGTTATCTCCGCAACTACGATCGATAGGCAACTCGCAACTAAAACGACTAGGTTGCATGGAGGAGTCATCATATCCCATCCAGAAATAACGATCTTCTGCGCCGAGGCCGTCTTTAGAGAGTCGGAGCAACTCATTACAACGGACCCCAATCCGATCCTTATCTCCAAGAATCGTTACCTTACCGGACAGAAACTTGCATTCTATACAAATGAGAGTAAGATCATTTTAGATGAGAAGACGGTGCTCTTCCAATCTTCCTTAGAAACCAAAAAAGACCAGGAAGGAAAGGAGTCCAAAGAAACTGTGATCACGATCCTAAAAGGGGATAAGATCGTAAGCAGTCCGAATGAGAATAACGAGAGAAGTGTTCTAGTGACCGGAAACGCTACTGTACTGCGCAAAGATCTGAAAATCACTTCTAACACTCTTGAATCCATCGGAAGCGATTCTAGCATCATTAAAGCCAGAAAGAATATTCGAGTGCATGATCGGGAAAATAACCTGGTCCTTACAGGACATACATTTGACTATTTTAGAAAAGAAGAATATATGCATCTTACCGAAGAAGGCAAGATGGAATTCTTAGAAAGAAATTCTGATAAGGTAACAAGCACGGTCACCGCACAAGAGTTCGAGAGATTCTTAGACAAGAAAGAGACAGTAATTCGGGGAGACATTCGGATCAAAGCAAAGTCTACTGATGCGATGGGAGAATACGCTACCTATCACGAGGATGAGGAGTCCATGCTTTTAGAGGGAAATCCTAGGATCGATAGGTCGGGCAAGATCCTCCGCGCCGGAAAAATCGTCTTTTATCCTAGAGAAGGAAGATCAATTCTGACCGAAGGGGTCCATTTAGGAAATTAA
- the rfaE2 gene encoding D-glycero-beta-D-manno-heptose 1-phosphate adenylyltransferase produces the protein MNSFSLCLEKIIPFSEAKLVSEKIRKEKKIVFTNGVFDLVHKGHLTYLAEARDLGDCLWVGLNSDSSVKRLKGPERPVNSEEDRALLLSCFSFVDFITVFTEDTPLSLISQVSPHIHSKGGDYNIEALPETPLVRSLGGEVKILPFVEGFSSTELIRRIRENK, from the coding sequence GTGAATTCCTTTTCTCTTTGTTTGGAAAAGATCATTCCTTTTTCGGAAGCAAAGCTTGTTTCCGAAAAGATCCGCAAAGAGAAGAAGATCGTATTCACAAACGGTGTCTTTGACCTTGTTCATAAGGGTCATTTGACGTACTTAGCCGAAGCCAGAGATCTAGGCGATTGCCTTTGGGTGGGATTGAATTCCGACAGTTCCGTGAAACGTCTCAAAGGCCCAGAAAGACCCGTAAATTCCGAAGAGGACCGAGCCCTTCTTCTTTCCTGCTTTTCCTTTGTGGATTTTATTACCGTATTTACGGAAGATACTCCTCTTTCTCTTATCTCCCAAGTCTCTCCTCATATTCATAGTAAAGGAGGAGATTATAATATAGAAGCTTTGCCTGAGACTCCATTGGTCCGTAGCCTGGGAGGAGAGGTCAAAATCCTGCCGTTTGTAGAAGGATTTTCGAGTACGGAGCTCATTCGTAGGATCCGAGAAAACAAGTAA
- a CDS encoding LIC_11548 family sensor histidine kinase, with protein sequence MSWFPFRNEENRYYLRDLFILSGVITIAVILAELISFRNSEGVAFVDRVLIYVYYTVPLVILFLVLSYFYRNRRNLETGRLRSSIRYRLSLSFLFIAMLPSFPVLFLSSNVIGKVFEGFYGLDIAQALDSGDYFIQKELKAEKKSLLEKGKLLRNLVRNEKPSTGLLTHRANELDLISNPVFYVGWFEKNVAVLENRTLKLSVPQFEFSSSGEDGISESLAVHPNIAYYLIRVSSQDPEKFLLLGKRVFIGEEEKAYSLLNTRKNYLTKDLTKEKLPYEIRLTLSLLVIVTFLLSIFFSLLFARKISRPIIDLANATQKVSLGDTDINLPLTEGGEIGALVESFNQMVKDLKSKNEELMHTQRIAAWKEVAQRMAHEIKNPLTPIQLSAERIRRKLNNLVPEEFQEIVTKGTETIVGQVKILEHLVNEFSEFARMPTPRLINQHLEPVVLESAKLFEHTPGIQIELNFAKNLPEIFIDKKLFLGVMNNLFKNAVEAIEKKKSKGELNSSQGKVRISTKLERRIMRRSVVLLVEDNGIGISNEYRSKVFEPYYSTKEEHTSGIGLAIVQKTVIDHNGHISVDSSELGGCKFRIELPVA encoded by the coding sequence ATGAGCTGGTTCCCATTCCGGAACGAGGAGAATAGATACTATCTTAGGGATCTATTCATACTCTCCGGAGTAATCACGATTGCGGTCATTCTTGCCGAACTCATCTCATTCAGGAATTCCGAAGGTGTAGCGTTCGTTGATCGTGTGCTTATCTACGTTTATTATACAGTTCCCCTAGTCATTCTATTCTTAGTGCTTTCATATTTCTATAGGAACCGCCGCAATCTGGAGACTGGAAGACTTCGCAGTTCTATTCGCTATAGACTTTCCCTTTCCTTTTTGTTCATCGCAATGCTTCCTTCCTTCCCGGTTCTATTCTTATCTTCTAATGTGATCGGAAAAGTGTTCGAAGGATTTTATGGGCTGGATATAGCACAAGCTTTAGATTCGGGAGATTACTTCATTCAAAAAGAACTGAAAGCCGAAAAGAAAAGCCTATTAGAAAAAGGAAAACTTCTTCGTAATTTGGTCAGAAATGAAAAGCCGAGTACAGGACTATTGACTCATAGAGCAAATGAATTGGATCTAATCTCCAATCCAGTATTCTACGTAGGCTGGTTCGAAAAGAATGTTGCCGTCTTAGAGAATAGGACCTTAAAGCTATCCGTCCCTCAATTCGAATTTTCCTCCTCCGGAGAAGACGGAATATCAGAAAGCTTAGCGGTGCATCCGAATATCGCGTATTATCTTATACGAGTCTCTTCTCAGGATCCTGAAAAATTCCTTTTATTAGGAAAACGTGTTTTTATTGGAGAAGAAGAGAAGGCGTATTCTCTCTTAAATACAAGAAAGAACTATCTCACTAAGGATCTAACGAAAGAAAAGCTTCCGTACGAGATCCGACTTACATTGAGCCTGCTTGTTATCGTAACATTCCTTCTTTCCATTTTCTTTTCTTTATTATTTGCGCGAAAAATCTCAAGACCAATTATAGATCTCGCAAATGCGACCCAAAAAGTCTCTCTAGGAGATACTGATATCAATCTTCCCCTTACCGAAGGAGGAGAGATCGGAGCCCTGGTTGAATCTTTCAATCAAATGGTGAAGGATCTCAAATCTAAGAATGAAGAACTCATGCATACGCAAAGGATTGCTGCTTGGAAAGAAGTAGCGCAAAGAATGGCTCATGAGATCAAAAATCCTCTTACACCAATTCAGTTATCCGCAGAAAGGATTCGCAGAAAATTAAATAACTTAGTTCCCGAAGAGTTCCAAGAGATTGTTACTAAAGGTACGGAAACGATAGTAGGACAAGTAAAGATCTTAGAACATCTAGTGAATGAGTTCTCCGAGTTTGCCAGAATGCCGACCCCGAGGCTTATCAACCAACATCTCGAACCGGTGGTATTGGAAAGCGCAAAATTATTCGAACATACTCCCGGCATTCAAATAGAATTGAACTTCGCAAAGAATCTTCCTGAGATCTTTATTGATAAGAAATTATTCTTGGGAGTCATGAATAATCTTTTTAAGAATGCTGTGGAAGCGATTGAGAAGAAGAAGTCGAAAGGAGAATTGAATTCTTCCCAAGGCAAAGTAAGAATTTCCACAAAATTGGAAAGAAGGATCATGAGACGCTCCGTCGTTTTACTTGTAGAAGACAATGGGATCGGGATTTCTAACGAATACAGATCAAAGGTATTCGAACCTTATTATTCCACGAAAGAAGAGCATACTTCCGGAATAGGGCTCGCGATTGTTCAAAAAACTGTGATTGACCATAATGGTCATATTTCCGTAGATTCTTCTGAACTGGGCGGTTGCAAGTTTAGGATCGAACTTCCGGTGGCGTAA
- the rpoN gene encoding RNA polymerase factor sigma-54 has product MNLNHQLVQKQTQKLVMTQDLRQSIELLPLSTLELADRISAELVENPMLEEEISSERSKSPELYSVDDLKRKEKNDFLKNSDPGWQESFSLDKPQYRNTDASDRNQKYIESSPNTQSLSEHLLWQLRISSLKGKEMEIAEILISMLDDRGFISQTQTELAAEIGVPQKTIRKVLEQIHQLDPIGIGAGSIQETLYIQAKILKPEDKNLHDLISNYLKDLEKLDYKGISKKMGLPIEAIESMAAEIKKLEPFPATLYTPQKPDYIVPDVIIREIEGEFSILLNDEWLPKLKINKEYKGMLKKGGGAKDSDKEYISTKLNSAEWLIRSVNQRRQTLYRVVSAIIELQTEFFKKGVRFLKPLTLKDIAERLDLHESTVSRITSNKYVQTSWGILELKWFFSSGLKSKSSEGGMESSKTIHDIIRNLVKEEDPENPLSDQDIVEKIESKGIEIARRTVAKYRKILKILPSNQRKKVKSLEAR; this is encoded by the coding sequence GTGAATCTGAACCATCAGCTTGTACAGAAGCAGACTCAGAAGCTTGTCATGACGCAAGACTTGCGTCAGTCGATAGAGCTTTTGCCTCTGTCTACTCTGGAACTCGCAGATCGGATCAGTGCAGAATTAGTCGAGAACCCAATGCTGGAAGAGGAGATCTCTTCCGAAAGAAGCAAGAGTCCGGAACTCTATTCCGTAGATGACCTGAAACGAAAGGAAAAGAACGACTTCCTCAAGAATTCGGATCCGGGTTGGCAGGAATCCTTTAGCTTAGATAAACCCCAATATAGAAATACGGACGCTTCCGACAGAAATCAGAAATATATAGAATCTTCTCCAAATACTCAGTCTTTGTCGGAGCATTTGCTTTGGCAATTGCGCATCTCTTCCTTAAAAGGAAAAGAAATGGAGATTGCCGAAATACTTATCTCCATGTTGGATGATAGAGGTTTCATTTCACAGACCCAAACTGAACTTGCCGCTGAGATAGGAGTGCCCCAAAAAACGATCCGAAAGGTTCTAGAGCAGATCCATCAATTGGACCCTATAGGGATCGGAGCAGGGAGCATTCAAGAAACATTATATATCCAGGCAAAGATCTTAAAGCCTGAAGACAAGAATTTACACGATCTGATCTCCAATTACTTGAAAGACCTAGAAAAATTGGATTATAAGGGAATCTCCAAGAAAATGGGACTACCGATCGAGGCAATCGAATCCATGGCCGCCGAGATCAAGAAGTTAGAGCCTTTTCCAGCAACATTATATACTCCTCAAAAGCCTGATTATATCGTTCCAGATGTGATCATTCGAGAAATAGAAGGTGAGTTCAGCATTCTTCTAAATGACGAGTGGCTTCCCAAACTCAAGATCAATAAAGAATATAAGGGGATGCTAAAGAAGGGAGGAGGAGCCAAGGATTCTGACAAAGAGTATATCTCCACCAAATTGAATTCAGCAGAATGGCTCATTCGTTCCGTAAATCAGAGAAGGCAAACCTTGTACAGGGTTGTCTCCGCAATCATAGAACTGCAAACCGAATTCTTTAAGAAAGGAGTTCGTTTCTTAAAGCCTCTTACTCTAAAAGACATTGCAGAAAGATTGGATCTTCACGAATCCACCGTTTCCAGGATCACTTCGAACAAGTATGTGCAGACATCCTGGGGAATTCTAGAACTCAAATGGTTCTTCTCCTCCGGATTAAAATCCAAGAGTTCCGAAGGAGGAATGGAATCCTCTAAGACCATTCACGATATTATACGCAATCTAGTAAAAGAAGAAGATCCTGAAAATCCTTTGTCCGACCAAGACATCGTGGAAAAGATAGAGAGTAAAGGGATCGAGATTGCGAGAAGGACTGTAGCCAAGTACAGAAAGATCTTAAAGATCCTTCCTTCTAACCAAAGAAAGAAAGTAAAATCTCTAGAAGCGAGATAA
- the hprK gene encoding HPr(Ser) kinase/phosphatase: MSVPGINVSNILKDHPELGLQLIAGENGLQNRIHSSEINRPGLSLTGFYESFAHDRIQIFGKGEWAYISSKEGQDLENLATEFFHFHLNCIIFTHGNTPPPIFVEYCNRLNIPLLGSDVSTHKFITLISQILDRSLAPRTMRHGVLIEVFGIGILLSGKSGVGKSETALELIERGHRLVADDMVEIRRLSESYLIGTCSDLLRHHMEIRGLGILNIKDIFGIGSVRDHKLIELIINLEEWTEEKEFDRTGLENRTEEVLGVNIPLIKLPVRPGRNIPIIVETAAMNQRLKKLGKNAAAEFSQKLNIYLQQGKVERNPPQN; the protein is encoded by the coding sequence ATGTCCGTACCAGGGATCAACGTCTCCAATATTCTAAAAGACCATCCGGAATTAGGACTTCAGCTTATCGCTGGAGAGAATGGTTTACAAAATAGGATCCATAGTTCCGAGATCAACCGTCCTGGACTTTCTCTCACAGGATTCTACGAAAGTTTTGCGCATGATCGGATCCAGATCTTCGGAAAAGGAGAATGGGCCTATATCTCTTCCAAAGAGGGACAGGATCTGGAAAATCTTGCTACTGAATTCTTTCACTTTCATTTGAATTGTATCATATTCACTCATGGAAACACTCCTCCTCCTATCTTCGTGGAGTATTGCAATCGCTTGAATATTCCTCTTTTAGGCTCGGATGTATCCACTCATAAATTCATCACACTCATCTCTCAGATCCTGGATAGAAGTCTCGCTCCTCGCACAATGAGGCACGGAGTACTCATAGAAGTATTCGGTATCGGGATTCTTCTTTCCGGAAAAAGCGGAGTAGGTAAGAGTGAGACTGCCCTCGAGTTGATCGAAAGAGGACATAGATTAGTAGCGGATGATATGGTAGAGATCCGTAGACTTTCGGAGAGTTATCTGATCGGAACCTGCTCGGATCTTCTTCGCCACCACATGGAGATACGTGGATTAGGAATTTTGAATATTAAGGATATCTTCGGAATCGGTTCCGTAAGAGATCACAAACTCATAGAACTTATCATAAATCTGGAAGAATGGACCGAAGAAAAGGAATTCGATCGTACCGGTTTGGAGAATCGAACAGAAGAAGTATTGGGAGTAAATATCCCTCTTATCAAATTACCTGTTCGTCCCGGACGAAATATTCCAATCATCGTTGAGACCGCGGCAATGAACCAAAGATTAAAGAAATTGGGAAAGAACGCAGCCGCTGAATTCAGTCAGAAATTAAATATATATTTGCAGCAAGGGAAAGTTGAAAGAAATCCACCTCAAAATTAA
- a CDS encoding CTP synthase, whose amino-acid sequence MSKTKFIFVTGGVCSSLGKGVSAAALGCLLESRGYSVSLQKMDPYINIDPGTMSPYQHGEVYVTEDGAETDLDLGYYERFTKSKFTRKNSVSTGQIYNTVIQRERKGDYLGRTVQVVPHITNEIRNRIYTLARENATDFVIVEIGGTVGDIESIPFLEAIRQMRYEHGSTHVLFIHVTLVPTITVAGEAKTKPTQHSVKELLALGIQPDILICRVNQPMPKEMKSKISSFCNVKEENVISASDISTSIYEIPKMYKEEKLDQVVLKTLGMELGKSNFSEWEKIIKSLESAKQNVRVAVVGKYISLHDAYRSVYESLSHGGIANEANVEFIKVDPEKLDKTNVKDVLKSADGILVPGGFGDRGIEGKIAAIQYARTKGIPFFGICLGMQCAVIEFARNVVGLKEANSTEFRPDSPDPVISLIEEQMEIDQMGGTMRLGSYPCKIKKNTLAFTEYKQELIYERHRHRFEFTNRYKVRFEEKGLVFSGISPDENLIEIVEIPEHPWFVGVQFHPEFTGKPTKPHPLFAGFIRAAVKFSRKA is encoded by the coding sequence TTGTCCAAGACTAAGTTTATTTTCGTGACTGGGGGAGTTTGTTCCTCCTTGGGTAAGGGCGTTTCTGCAGCGGCATTGGGATGTCTTTTGGAAAGCAGGGGATATTCGGTTTCCCTCCAAAAAATGGACCCTTATATCAATATCGATCCGGGAACCATGAGCCCTTACCAGCATGGTGAGGTGTACGTGACCGAGGATGGCGCGGAAACCGACCTGGACTTGGGCTATTATGAGAGATTCACTAAGTCCAAATTCACTAGAAAGAACTCTGTTTCTACAGGACAAATTTATAATACAGTTATCCAGAGAGAAAGAAAGGGTGATTATTTGGGAAGGACCGTGCAAGTGGTTCCCCATATCACCAATGAGATCCGAAATAGGATCTATACTCTTGCCAGAGAGAATGCAACCGACTTCGTGATCGTAGAGATCGGCGGAACCGTTGGTGACATCGAATCCATTCCATTCTTAGAAGCAATCCGTCAGATGAGATATGAGCACGGATCAACTCATGTGTTATTCATCCATGTAACCTTGGTACCTACGATCACAGTTGCAGGAGAAGCAAAGACAAAACCTACCCAGCACTCCGTAAAAGAGCTTCTAGCACTCGGGATCCAACCAGACATTCTGATCTGCAGAGTGAATCAACCGATGCCTAAGGAAATGAAGAGCAAGATCTCTTCCTTCTGTAACGTGAAAGAAGAAAATGTGATCTCCGCCTCCGATATCAGCACTTCTATTTATGAAATTCCTAAGATGTACAAGGAAGAGAAGTTAGACCAAGTAGTTTTAAAGACTCTCGGAATGGAGCTCGGAAAATCCAATTTCTCCGAATGGGAAAAGATCATCAAGAGCTTAGAATCTGCGAAGCAAAATGTTAGGGTTGCTGTAGTAGGAAAATATATTTCTCTGCATGACGCATACCGTTCCGTATATGAAAGCCTTTCTCACGGCGGAATTGCAAACGAAGCAAACGTTGAATTCATCAAAGTCGATCCTGAAAAATTGGATAAAACCAATGTGAAAGATGTACTGAAATCCGCTGACGGGATACTCGTGCCTGGTGGATTCGGAGACAGAGGGATAGAAGGAAAGATCGCTGCCATCCAATATGCGAGAACCAAAGGAATTCCTTTCTTCGGGATCTGTTTGGGAATGCAATGCGCGGTGATCGAATTTGCAAGGAATGTAGTAGGCTTAAAAGAAGCAAACTCCACCGAGTTCCGTCCGGATTCTCCGGATCCTGTGATCTCTCTCATTGAAGAGCAGATGGAGATCGACCAAATGGGAGGAACCATGCGTTTGGGCTCTTATCCTTGTAAGATCAAAAAGAATACTTTGGCATTTACAGAATATAAACAAGAGCTAATCTACGAGAGACATAGGCATAGATTCGAATTTACCAATCGTTATAAGGTTCGATTCGAAGAGAAGGGTTTGGTATTCTCAGGGATCTCTCCTGACGAAAACCTGATTGAAATCGTAGAAATTCCGGAACATCCTTGGTTCGTGGGAGTGCAGTTCCATCCGGAATTCACTGGTAAACCTACAAAACCACATCCTCTATTCGCCGGTTTCATTCGTGCGGCCGTCAAATTTTCAAGGAAGGCATAA
- the lptC gene encoding LPS export ABC transporter periplasmic protein LptC, producing MQELDRETVQKYGPPIALGLAVLIILIYFSIGGKPDAKYSRVEGEREQGSTVSFKNFQKDQYDENGTLLWKLKAEEAYLYSDKKMYVLYGVDFDQYEKGKFKSKLIGDKGVINQSAKSMELEGNIFLKTEENRTLKARSLHYNDETKELTSNEEVIINASGTHIRGVGLKADKDLNKFTIIRPTAITQGGANPLSSTDK from the coding sequence ATCCAGGAATTGGATCGGGAGACCGTACAAAAATATGGTCCTCCGATCGCTCTAGGACTTGCAGTCCTGATCATACTCATCTATTTTTCCATCGGCGGAAAACCTGACGCTAAATACAGTCGAGTAGAAGGAGAAAGAGAACAAGGTTCTACAGTCTCCTTCAAGAATTTCCAGAAAGACCAGTACGACGAGAATGGAACTCTATTATGGAAATTGAAAGCAGAAGAAGCCTATCTTTACTCGGATAAAAAAATGTACGTACTCTACGGAGTGGACTTCGATCAATATGAGAAGGGTAAATTCAAATCCAAGCTGATCGGGGACAAGGGAGTCATCAATCAGTCCGCAAAATCCATGGAGTTAGAAGGAAACATCTTCCTAAAAACGGAAGAGAACCGAACTCTTAAGGCGAGGTCTCTGCACTACAATGATGAGACCAAGGAACTGACTTCAAACGAAGAAGTGATCATCAATGCAAGCGGCACTCATATCAGAGGAGTCGGCTTGAAGGCGGACAAGGATCTGAACAAATTCACGATCATTCGTCCTACTGCAATTACCCAAGGAGGAGCAAATCCTCTTTCTTCTACAGATAAGTAA
- the lptB gene encoding LPS export ABC transporter ATP-binding protein, with protein MGQTIRCQNLVKIYNKRKVVDGVSFDISKGEVVGLLGPNGAGKTTSFYMSVGFVQPDSGHVFIDNEDVTEAPMHTRAKLGVGYLAQEASIFRKLTVAENLEAILETLKIPRSEIIRRRDELLLELQIMRVANQKGFTLSGGERRRCEIARALVTKPDFILLDEPFAGVDPIAVKDIQTVINSLKKKGLGILITDHNVRETLKITDRAYIMHSGRILIAGTPKELVNDKEAKRMYLGEDFKL; from the coding sequence ATGGGACAAACGATCCGATGCCAAAATTTAGTAAAAATATATAATAAGCGCAAGGTCGTAGACGGAGTTAGCTTCGATATTAGCAAAGGCGAAGTAGTCGGTCTTCTTGGTCCTAACGGAGCCGGAAAGACAACTTCTTTCTATATGTCGGTTGGATTCGTTCAACCGGATTCAGGACATGTATTTATAGATAACGAAGATGTGACCGAGGCTCCTATGCACACTCGTGCAAAATTGGGAGTAGGTTATTTAGCGCAAGAAGCATCTATTTTTCGTAAACTTACGGTTGCCGAAAACTTAGAAGCGATCTTAGAGACTTTAAAAATTCCCCGCTCCGAGATCATCCGCAGAAGAGACGAACTGCTGTTAGAGCTTCAAATTATGCGAGTCGCAAACCAAAAAGGTTTTACTCTGTCCGGCGGGGAAAGAAGAAGATGCGAAATCGCGAGGGCTCTAGTTACTAAACCGGATTTTATCCTTCTTGACGAGCCTTTTGCAGGGGTTGACCCTATAGCTGTTAAAGACATTCAAACTGTTATAAATAGTTTAAAGAAGAAGGGACTAGGCATTCTAATCACGGACCACAATGTTCGTGAAACCTTGAAAATCACCGACCGCGCATATATCATGCATAGTGGAAGAATCCTAATCGCTGGAACACCGAAGGAACTCGTTAACGATAAGGAAGCCAAACGAATGTATTTGGGAGAGGACTTCAAACTGTGA
- a CDS encoding HPr family phosphocarrier protein, with protein MKEIHLKINENSSGMHARPASVFVNCAAKYSCEVLVSKDGVEVNGKSIMGLMMLALAPGQEFSIKTDGAQEEEAASALAKLVEGDFAI; from the coding sequence TTGAAAGAAATCCACCTCAAAATTAACGAAAACAGTTCCGGCATGCATGCCCGCCCAGCATCCGTATTCGTAAACTGCGCGGCAAAATATTCCTGCGAAGTATTAGTCTCCAAGGACGGAGTGGAAGTAAACGGAAAGAGTATTATGGGACTCATGATGTTGGCCTTAGCTCCGGGACAAGAATTCTCAATCAAAACGGATGGAGCCCAAGAAGAAGAGGCCGCCTCTGCGTTAGCAAAATTGGTGGAAGGCGATTTTGCAATATGA
- the kdsA gene encoding 3-deoxy-8-phosphooctulonate synthase, with protein sequence MSDKTAQERDFLNGTKIGGSNPFFLIAGPCVMENKDLLERVCAEMIEICAELKIPYVFKSSFDKANRSSVHSYRGPGLEEGVKNLEFIKKKFNVPVLTDIHETSHIAPLKDVLDIYQIPAFLCRQTDLIAESAKTGKWVNVKKGQFLAPQDCRHIKTKIQESGSEKYIVTERGSSFGYGNLVFDGRTVPILHGYDIPVVFDATHSAQLPGAAGNITGGQREFIPSMVRSAVALGIEGIFMEVHPDPAKALSDATTQYPLSEVKSLLKELIGLDRYVKQEILNRNN encoded by the coding sequence ATGAGCGATAAGACCGCCCAAGAAAGGGACTTTTTAAACGGAACTAAGATCGGAGGAAGCAATCCTTTCTTTTTGATCGCAGGTCCTTGCGTAATGGAAAACAAAGACCTCTTAGAAAGAGTCTGTGCAGAGATGATAGAGATCTGTGCTGAATTAAAGATTCCTTATGTTTTCAAAAGTAGCTTCGATAAAGCGAATCGCTCTTCCGTTCATTCTTATAGAGGTCCCGGATTGGAAGAAGGGGTCAAGAATCTTGAATTCATTAAGAAGAAGTTTAATGTTCCTGTGCTCACAGATATTCATGAGACATCTCATATCGCTCCTTTAAAGGACGTTCTGGATATTTATCAGATTCCTGCATTTCTTTGCAGGCAAACGGATCTGATCGCTGAATCCGCAAAGACTGGAAAATGGGTGAATGTGAAGAAGGGACAATTCCTCGCTCCTCAGGATTGCAGACATATAAAGACCAAGATCCAGGAATCCGGTTCTGAGAAATATATAGTCACCGAAAGAGGAAGTAGTTTCGGATACGGAAACCTAGTATTCGACGGAAGAACTGTCCCTATATTACATGGTTATGATATTCCTGTAGTATTCGACGCGACTCATTCTGCTCAACTTCCGGGAGCCGCTGGAAATATTACCGGCGGTCAAAGAGAATTCATTCCTAGCATGGTGCGTAGTGCCGTTGCCTTAGGAATAGAAGGTATCTTTATGGAAGTGCATCCGGATCCAGCCAAGGCACTTTCTGATGCGACCACTCAATATCCATTGTCTGAAGTGAAATCTCTATTAAAGGAATTGATCGGTTTAGATCGCTACGTGAAACAGGAAATCCTAAACCGCAATAACTAG